Within Lytechinus pictus isolate F3 Inbred chromosome 7, Lp3.0, whole genome shotgun sequence, the genomic segment ATGTGCAACTTTACACCTGTTATGTCGCACCTTTCATAAAGGAAAGCACCTTTAGAGTTAATTCTTTCAGAAAGGATATAGGCATGAATCTCTAAAGCAATTGAGTAACTTTTTGGACTTTTGCTAACATCAGTGTTGTGGGACCCTAAATGTCGTCAGTGCACGCAATTATGTTTCAAGAGGACAGCCATAAGTATCATTACATGCTCTGctgtataaaaatattatttttcatccgcTCCCTAGTCTTATTATTCTAAAACTTTAGCGGTTAATAGGCCATTATGACACAATTTGCAGACAATTTTTAAGATTGTTGTGTATCATAATTTAAGAGCTCAAAACTTTTGGACCTGAAAAACATCAAGGTTTACAATACAAGAATTGAAATATGGGGAAAAACcctccaaatatttttttaaccttatgAAAAAACGTAGGACAGAAAAACAAATGATTCAACtgcttgataaaaataatgatgagtTATATATGGATGAGGAAATAAAACGAGAAGTTCTCATGTTTTATGAAGAACTTTACGGTTTTCAACAGGTGTCAGATTTTCGTGATATTTTGCAAGAACTAAAAGAAATCGAACATAATCCAGTTTCAGACGAAAAAGCAAAAATGATAGAAGGAGAGATCTCTTTCGAAGAAATTCGTAAAGCAATTAACAATTTGAAGACGGGGAAATCCCCCGGTCAAGATGGGTTTACTGCAGAATTTTATAAGTTTTTCATGCAAGATATTGGAATTTATTTATCAAGAAGTTTGAACTCAGCATTTGCTTGTGGAAacttatcacattatcaatATTTAGGAATAATAACTTTGTTACCGAAGGGGAATAAGCCGAGAAACTTGCTCAGAAATTGGCGACCAATTTCTTTACTTAATGTCCAATATAAGATTCTTTCCCATTGTATTTCGAATAGAATAAAACCGTTGTTAGAAGAAAATATACACAACGATCAAAAAGGTTTTCTCGCTGGTAGatatataggtgaaaatattagaattatttatgatataatttCCTACACAGAAAATAATGACATACCTGGTATAATTCTTTTTATCGATTTTGAAAAGGCATTCGATTGTGTTTCGCATGATTTTTATGGAATGTACTGCACTTTTTCAATTATGGTGATAATATTATAAAATGGATTAAAGTTATGTATGCTAAATCTACTTCTAGTGTTTTGGTTAATGGCTGTTTAACCTCACGTTTCAACATTAAAAGAGGATGTCGCCAAGGggaccccccctctctccctatttGTTTATACTGTGTGCAGAGATCTTAGGAATGTTAGTAAGAAAATCTCAACGGATTGAAGGCATAgttattgataaaaaagaatacaaaCTATTGCAATATGCAGATGACACCGTTTTGTTTCTCGATAGTAAGGAAAGTTTGCAAAATGCACTAGACCTTTTAGACATGTTCTCGAAATATTCTGGTTTAAAGGTTAACATGACTAAACGCAAATATTGTGTATTGGGTCTCTGAAAAAAACTGTTCAGATTGATTTGCCTGTGACTGATAAAACGTTGATTAACATGAAATTCGTTAGATATTTAGGAATCGATTTCTGTATTGGTCTGAAAAATCTCCCTGATTTCAATTATAATAGAGTATTTGATAAACTAAAAAGACAAATGATATCATGGTCAAAGCGTAATATTTCTGTATTTGGTCGTGTAATCCTTGTCAAATCATTGCTTGTTTCACAATTCAATCATTTATTCATGTCTATTCCAAATCCGTCTAAACATCTTTTAAAATCAGTAAATGTgtctttttacaaatttatatgGAAGGGGAAACCCGACAAAATAAGCAGGAAACAGATTGTTTGTAACTATGAAAATGGTGGACTTAAAATGATCGATGTTGGACACTTTTCTAGAGCTTTGAAGCTGTCTTGGATAAGAAGAATACTGTCAAACTCATGTGAAGAAGTTTCTCATTTAATGTATGCATTTTTGAAACCGTTAGTAACATTAGAATGGGGTAAAGGGGATATATATTTCACCAAACTATCACTCATGGTCCGAAACAGTTTTTGGAAGGAAATCTTTATTATAGTTTCCTCCTTTATTCGAAATGTTCAGTGTACTTCTCTTTTTTGGCCGGCTATTCCTTTATGGTACAATTCTGATGTAAAAATTGGTGGAAAAGGTATATTCTTAAAGGAATGGTGGGACAAAGGCATTAGATTTATTAACGATTTATTAGATGAGAATGGAAAACTTCTGGAAAGAGAAGAGTGTGAAAAaagattttcaatcaaaattcaGTTTCTTCATTATTATGTCTTATGGCAGATTATTAAATGTAAGTATAAAGCTCAGTTGAATACGTGTAATATGAAATCTAATGAACCATTATGCCCTGCTTATATCTTTCATTTACTGAAGGACAAAAAAGGATGTagacatgtatattatatcatgttaaaagaaaatgatgataacTTGACTAAATTGTGTAATAGATGGTTTGTCAATGGCATTTCGATGGACACCAGagatatgaaaaattattttaaaacgaTGTTTCGATGTACAACTTATACTACAATGAGGTACTTTCAGTACCGACTGCTAAATAAgatattatatttgaataaGGATCttgtaaagatgaaaataactgCAGATGCAAAATGCTCTTTTTGTGGAAGGGAAGAAGAAAAcgctatacattttttttatcaatgtcaTGTGGTAAATCTTATCTGGGTACGATTTACAGACTGGTTATACAGTTTAACAAGATTTAGAATAAATCTTTCTGCTGTACATGTTTTGTTTGGTTTCACAGAAAAAAGAAACGAtgctttaaattgtttaataatttggaCGAAACAACAAGTATACTCTGCTCGTGTGGAAAAAACCATACctaattttgagaaaattaaacaatatataagaaaatgttacaaaaatgagagGCAAATCAGTATTATGgaaaacaaaacacataaatttgataaaaaataggTAAATTTCGAAAGAATTCTTGTCATTTTGTAATAAGATTTCCGGACCTTTATATGTATTTCTGtttaatgtaaacatattttcatgatgaatgTGCAGTGTGTTTCGGGTGAGAGGTGATCAATTATTGTTGGAGTGGCCTTGTTCGGTGCTCATTTGTTCTTTGCTGCTGCAAGTGTCGGCGGCGGAACGGATGGGTGTAGGACATGGCCACTCTAGTATCGGTTGTCTTTTGCTTGAAACgccctgtaggcctatactttgtacaaaattatgctatgtgtgtatgatatgttaTTTCATTTATGTCATTGTTAAAATGTTTATGCAAATATATGCCCTATCGGAGGGAAATAAcaaaaagctttaaaaaaaaaaaaaggtttacaatGGGATAGATGACTGATTTTTCTCTTGCCATTTTTCAGTCGTACTTTATAGTTTTGTAGTTTCACAttgctgtgaaaaaaaaatcgttcagAATCATTTTTCCCGTTCTTACTGTtagattaattcatttttttattatgagaTAATATACTGCAGTTACAACGACAATAATGAATATCTATGAGTAGTAATGTTTACAAGGTTTATGGTAATATATCGTTTCATttgattaaattaattattgGACGAATCTTGTGTTCATCTTCTCTGCATTTTGaacttaaaattttgaaaacccGACGCAATAGGTTTTTTCTTCATGCAAGCCTGTGCACTGGATGGAGACGACGACGATGACAACAGTAAGAGGGTGGTGTCAGAGACGAGGCGGTCCACATTTTAAACCAactcctttgaaaaaaaaaaggaaccatTGGGCCCCTCGTCATGCCCGAGCTGCCGAACCCTTGAGGATGCTAAAGTCACTGGCCCATGTTATGAAATCGGGGTtggtctaactctgctaaaatAATTACATGGTATGCTGAAAATATAACCAAAAAAATGCTTACATTGTACGATTGATTTTCgctgtttgtttatttattttccgattattaaaaaacacaataGATAAATAACATAGATGGcatcaattgaaataaacaaaatgaattgcaaatatgttgaaTAGATAAAATAATCGAAATGATTGCCCATTTTAGAGTCATTAACATAATTactctgttcttccatggggtccactATAATCATGCGATATAGCTCCTTCATCATGCTATATAGTGACGAAGAAAATTGATTCAGTTATTATTCTAATGCAGACAGTTGAAAACGAACAGAGTAAGACATTAACAGCTGATAAATCTAATTTgtacttttcttgattttttcacagttggctttccatagttaaaccagaACGTTAGACCAGGGTTTGAATCAAACTcaagttcagaatacggaccattCTATTTCTGCTTATGACTTCCATGAATCCCTGAAGATGCACCGCACTTTCCAGTTTTAATGAACTAGATGAGAGTAGtcatattaaggacgttccacagttaaagtgaaatccatgtcattttcaccaaactttgcacatagatactttagaaccttaatattcgaaatacgcaaaaatcaacataggtccatgtgcttgattttttgctatagagtttcaaagttcacccaaattgatgttcttaagaattgcgcatttaAAAGAATtcggcatttttagaccgcccaagattactacaatgagtttaaacctctattgctcagtcaaaatacatgaaaaagtcatcaaatttcgcaagagagttaataattgtatcgttagaatggagaatctatttatagtgctatttgtttgcaattttaagtttaacagcacgttccgttcttaaaaatggcgcaaaagataacaaaatcccaatctaaaaaatgtgaaatttcagtaacaaactacaaaagtacaataaatgctgcactttattcaaaatccatgtcattttcaccaacttttgcagaggaaggtatacctaagacgtacaaacattaaaaaataggggttcatgtgcttgtttttaaactatcagtattttattagagcaaatgtgctttttaaaacaccaaaaatgcgccgaatgctttgtatctatgtgaagaaaaaatcaaaaccactcaccatttattcaaagtcggggtaatattcgtgattcttggcagcactgcagagtaaagtattttgaaattttagatatattttttttaatggtccatggaataattcaattttttagcttcatgaagtaacgcatcggatctgcagttaaagtgcagaagatgagaaaaatcagctcatacccgcagctaattaatcacctgttcatccattgtgacgtcagcgcacagagtgtaaactatgcgcagatcataatgcgcacaaacataactgtggaacgtccttaaaagtTACATTATGACAGCGCTTCTTGGTTATAATAAAGGATCATTACTTTCAATATTTATCGAAGTCACCAACTATTACAGACTCTTACTTTCaataatttgttcattataattCAAAGTAAGTATCGATTTCCATAGTATCTTTGCAAATAGGGATCAAGTTTTAGTTACACATCAATTAATAATGCTATATATCCACTGAATACAATAACATGagtagaatatatattttaggtaTGCTTCTTAAAACgaagaaaattacaattcaaGTGGACACACAGTATATATTTTCACAGCATACAGGTACAAAAGTATATCAGAtacattcatttaaaaaaaatacctgaaAAAATCATAGCAATAGAAAAGTGAGGTGAACATAGTATAAAATTACGTACATAGAGCATAAGACTTGTGTAAtacttttcaattcaatttaaatccTTTTATGGGAATCTATTATTTCCATTCTCAAATTATACCCCAAACTTGCATACTCTCCATTACATTATATtaacataaatacaaaattcagAGAGCTATATATAGGGAATTGAAATCATTAGTGATTTTCAATGCTACCAAATATAAAATACCTTAGTTATGCATCTAATTGACTTCAAAACATGATATGTGTACGCAATAAATGAATTCGGTGAAATGAGATGCATAAgcatattttcagaaaatcaaatttcaacAGATAAATTAATATGAAGGCCGATAGTCGGGCGTGTCTCGGTCAATGAAACAGATACATCTTACCAGCATATCGATTATGAAATTCTTGTTTTACTAataaatttaagaaaataaGCGAAGATAGAATATGCTATTCTCAGCATACTAAGTTACGACAATCATCTGAAGAGGTAAGTTTGCGGGTCATCATATTTCAGGCTAAATTTTCCATCCTGGGAACCTGATGATATTacaatttttcctcattttgtaATGAGTCAAAGTATATAAAAGTTCCATTAACCTCAATTTTGGCTACTTGAGCTTTGAACTTCAAAAAAGGTGTGACACTATGGTGGGAACACCTCCATCCCGAGTAGAGCGTCAGGTTTCACATCAGTGGAATAGAAGAGTCGCGGGGATATTGCACCTAGACTTGAAAAAAAGGATAGTGAACAATCATGGTAATATGGCAGCAATTTAATTCAACAAATTCGtgcattttctttttgtatccAGTCTCATGACTCGATGTAAAGCTTCGAGTAAGAACTTGACCGATTAACTTTCGGAATCTCCATCACATGAAACTTCGGAAACTGTCGCTCCAGGACATACACGGTTTTGAGATTTTCCATTGACCGTTCGGCTGAACTCGTTAATCTTCGGTCCTGTGCATCCACGTACATCTCGATGTATCCAAGATATATCTCCAGCTTCGGCAGAGTCGTCTTCAATCCATTCAGGAGCTGATCAATGAAGATGATGCAATCATTACATGGGGATAAGTAGGTGAAGAGGTACAGCGAATGTTGGGCGTGGTCGTTCAGGTGTACCATATCTTGGAGATTCGATATGAGGTGACAAAGGACTCGTTGTTCAGCGTGCTCAATGATGCCATTGGCCTCTCTGCAACTTGTAGCGACGGCAAAATCCCAACTAAGGAATCCCCCACCTCCGAATGGATGACCTCGGTAGATAGGTTTCTCACTGTCAAGTCCAGCCATGTCCAAAGAGAAAGCAGCAAATTGTTTGCGACCAGGGGATCGCATGCTGAATTCATCTCTGAAAGTTAGATACAGACGCTTGAAATATTCCTCGACTGAGTGCGTTCTGAATTCTTGATAAAATTCCATTTTTTCTGGATTCTCTCAGAAATGTTCAGGAAGTAGTCCTGTTCGATATTATCCCCAATGCGATTTATTGTTTCAGGTTCAGGAGGCCTCTagctaaaaaaagaaacaataacTTCTTGATCAAGGATCTGAACTTGAATGTCTCGATAGCATTGTCCAAGAATAACAAgttgaaaaaatcatttcaatccTGGTTTTCTAAACCATAAATAGTTTTCACCGTAATAATGTTCATGCATGCACCGAATAATATTGGTTACAGACTAAACGAACGAGCACCGCCCCGCGACTAATCATGATTCAGAAAAAGAATCTGTTTATAAACATAATGTCTGGGGAATCCCCATCATCTATGTCGATGGATACGTATACATGCGATCATTTACGATCATTGCGCAACACCATGTGTTGCATCAAAATATCTTTTAATCATTGCAGGGCCATTGTCGTGACTCTTACCATGGTTATGACCGGGGTTATGACGGGCAAACATTGATGACGTTAATGCAAAAATAATTGCTAAGATTGATCTATTCAACCTGCAAAAAAGGTTAAATTATTAAGTTACGAGTTTTAATAGGTACAACTCAGATTTTCTCAGATGCCAAATGTGTATGTAACCTACAtggcgaaaaaaattgacatgatgTAGGACAATAATATACCTAATATGCCGACTTTAAAAAATCACACTATATGGGGCTAgtatcatgaaaatatacatttccTTTGTTCAAATAAGACACGCTTGtcgatggagggggggggggtaaactaTATCGAGGGACCATAGCTACAGGATAGAGAATGGAAGGAAAAATGTAGGAGAGGAAAGAATGGAGACGGCatgaaagggggagggaggggggagagcgaagagggagagagagagcgagcgAAGAGGGAATGAGAATTTCCTACCCACGAGAAACAACTTGCCTGATGCATCATGCATACGATTCAGGGAAATCCCCTTGACGACAACAGCTCTGCGACGGGGGAATTCCCTGAGAGCCATTTCATTACGTCATCTCACACAATGTTCCAAAAAATAATTCCAAAATAATTTGACTTTGTAATTAATTTCGCACTGCACAATTTCACGTGTTCAAATATgttgatcatcatcatactgATTATACTAAGCACTaaattaatttacattttatttttaacaaagaAATAACAACTATTGTCACATTAATCTAATTCAAAAATATGCGATCTAAGTTTATTAGATATATCAAAACAAtcataaatatattcatttca encodes:
- the LOC129266023 gene encoding uncharacterized protein LOC129266023 encodes the protein MEFYQEFRTHSVEEYFKRLYLTFRDEFSMRSPGRKQFAAFSLDMAGLDSEKPIYRGHPFGGGGFLSWDFAVATSCREANGIIEHAEQRVLCHLISNLQDMVHLNDHAQHSLYLFTYLSPCNDCIIFIDQLLNGLKTTLPKLEIYLGYIEMYVDAQDRRLTSSAERSMENLKTVYVLERQFPKFHVMEIPKVNRSSSYSKLYIES